From Epinephelus lanceolatus isolate andai-2023 chromosome 12, ASM4190304v1, whole genome shotgun sequence, the proteins below share one genomic window:
- the klhl24a gene encoding kelch-like protein 24a: MVLILGRRMNREDSGIRDSPAVKRKVFEVDSKTLASQEVLDFCSGSSHSEGILQVFNEFRDCRLFTDVVISVQGREFPCHRAVLSACSSYFRAMFCNDHRESREMLVEINGILAEAMDSFLTYVYTGRAKITTENVQFLFETSSLFQIYTLRDACAKFLEDQLDPCNCLGIQRFADAHSLKQLASRCRSYALANFSEVAQHEEFLDLRIEELEEYTGSDELSVGKEEVVFEAVMRWVYHSVEHRRPMLKDLLHHVRLPLLHPNYFVQTVEGDQLIQNAPECYQLLHEARRYHVLGNEMMSPRTRPRRSTGYSEVIVVVGGCERVGGFNLPYTECYDPVTGEWKSLAKLPEFTKSEYAVCALRNDILVSGGRINSRDVWMYNSQLNLWIRVASLNKGRWRHKMGVLLGKVYAVGGYDGQSRLSSVECYDSFSNRWTEVAPMKEAVSSPAVASCAGKLFVIGGGPDDDTCSDKVQCYDPETDSWLLRANIPIAKRCITAVSLNNLIYVCGGLTKSIFCYDPAEDYWIHVVHTFNKQESCGMSVCNGKIFILGGRGENGEATDTILCYDPATGIITGVAAMPRPISYHGCVTIHRYNDKYHRP, from the exons ATGGTGTTGATTCTGGGCAGAAGGATGAACAGAGAGGACTCTGGGATCAGAGACTCACCAGCTGTCAAACGCAAG GTTTTTGAGGTTGACTCCAAAACTTTAGCCAGCCAGGAAGTCTTGGACTTCTGTTCTGGCTCATCCCACTCAGAGGGCATCCTGCAGGTATTCAATGAGTTTCGCGACTGCCGCCTGTTTACTGATGTTGTCATCAGCGTGCAGGGCCGCGAGTTCCCCTGCCATCGCGCTGTGCTTTCTGCCTGCTCCTCCTACTTCAGAGCCATGTTCTGCAACGATCACCGCGAGAGCCGCGAGATGCTGGTCGAGATCAACGGCATCCTGGCTGAGGCGATGGACTCCTTCCTCACCTATGTTTACACCGGCCGTGCCAAAATTACCACAGAGAATGTCCAGTTCCTCTTTGAGACCTCCAGCCTCTTCCAGATCTACACACTGCGTGATGCCTGTGCCAAGTTCCTGGAGGACCAGCTGGACCCTTGCAACTGCCTGGGCATCCAGCGCTTCGCAGATGCCCATAGCCTGAAGCAGTTAGCCAGCCGCTGCCGCAGTTACGCCCTGGCCAACTTCTCAGAAGTGGCTCAGCATGAGGAGTTCCTCGACCTACGCATAGAAGAGCTGGAGGAGTACACTGGCAGCGATGAGCTGTCTGTTGGTAAGGAGGAGGTGGTGTTTGAGGCAGTGATGAGATGGGTGTACCACAGTGTGGAGCACAGAAGGCCCATGCTGAAGGACCTGCTGCACCATGTGCGCCTGCCCCTTCTGCACCCCAACTACTTTGTCCAGACAGTGGAGGGAGACCAGCTCATCCAGAATGCTCCAGAGTGCTATCAGCTCCTCCATGAGGCCAGACGCTACCACGTACTCGGAAATGAAATGATGTCACCCAGAACTCGTCCTCGCAG GTCGACTGGCTACTCTGAGGTGATTGTGGTGGTGGGGGGATGTGAGAGAGTCGGGGGCTTCAACCTGCCCTACACTGAATGCTATGATCCAGTCACAGGAGAGTGGAAATCACTGGCCAAACTACCTGAGTTCACCAAGTCAGAGTATGCTGTCTGCGCCCTCCGCAACGACATTCTGGTGTCAG gTGGCCGCATCAACAGCAGGGACGTGTGGATGTATAACTCCCAGCTCAACCTGTGGATCAGAGTGGCATCTCTCAACAAGGGCCGCTGGAGACACAAGATGGGCGTCCTACTGGGCAAG GTCTATGCTGTAGGTGGCTATGATGGGCAGAGCCGCCTGAGCAGTGTTGAGTGTTATGACTCCTTCTCCAACCGCTGGACAGAGGTGGCTCCAATGAAAGAGGCCGTCAGCTCTCCAGCCGTGGCCAGCTGTGCTGGCAAGCTCTTTGTCATTGGAGGAGGACCTGATGACGACACTTGTTCCGATAAG GTTCAGTGCTATGATCCTGAGACAGATTCTTGGTTGCTGCGGGCAAACATCCCCATCGCCAAGCGCTGCATCACGGCAGTGTCCCTCAACAACCTGATCTATGTGTGCGGTGGTCTCACCAAGTCCATATTCTGCTACGACCCCGCAGAGGACTACTGGATACATGTGGTTCACACCTTTAACAAACAG GAGAGCTGCGGGATGTCAGTGTGCAACGGGAAGATCTTCATCCTCGGCGGCAGAGGGGAGAATGGCGAAGCGACAGACACCATCCTGTGTTACGACCCAGCAACAGGCATCATCACAGGTGTGGCGGCCATGCCGCGGCCGATCTCCTACCACGGCTGCGTCACCATCCACCGCTACAATGACAAATACCACAGGCCCTGA